In a single window of the Portunus trituberculatus isolate SZX2019 chromosome 9, ASM1759143v1, whole genome shotgun sequence genome:
- the LOC123501358 gene encoding small VCP/p97-interacting protein-like — protein sequence MGILLSCCGGGGGGGGGGSPSSNYNSMSSSVDPDTRRRQMAEAAEARLKAHEGRGLKNPEALKLRQKKIEELERKQAEEGLEAEGGLRWQVN from the exons ATGGGCATACTCCTgtcttgctgtggtggtggtggtggtggcggcggtggtggcagtcCTTCCTCCAACTACAACAGCATGTCCAGCTCAGTTGATCCA GACACAAGACGCAGGCAGATGGCGGAGGCAGCAGAGGCGAGGTTGAAAGCTCACGAGGGCCGTGGCTTAAAGAATCCTGAGGCACTGAAGCTGAGGCAGAAGAAGATTGAGGAGCTGGAGCGAAAGCAGGCAGAGGAAGGATTGGAAGCTGAAGGAGGACTTAGG tggCAAGTGAACTGA